In the genome of Bremerella sp. JC817, one region contains:
- a CDS encoding DUF1501 domain-containing protein translates to MNAFDQSRRRFLQTSAGLVGAASCAWLPRLAAAAAPNPDRKRSCILLWMSGGPTQTDTFDMKPGHANGGEFKEVATSVPGLRFSEHFAGLAKQADRLAVVRGMSTREGDHQRGTYLMHTGQRPGGPLNYPSIGASLAKVMRPDFSTLPNYVAVNPSGVLNGSALGPGFLGPRYAAATVGVRAAANAEDTDAPANLGVDFLALPAGVDQKRQDARLAMWEAQQNQFLSSHPSGAAEAQATIFQSAVKMMHPEAASAFDLSQEALATREAYGKGTFGQGCLIARRLVERGVPFVEVTLGGNGLGWDTHQGNFPAVERLSKELDQGWSTLMRELAERDLLESTTICWMGEFGRTPNINNTAGRDHFPDAWTCVLAGGGIAGGQAYGQTDEAGMEVTDGKTEVQDLLATLCQAVGVDPSIEHYSPEARPIKISEGKPVEKLLA, encoded by the coding sequence ATGAACGCCTTCGATCAATCGCGACGTCGTTTCCTGCAAACCTCGGCTGGACTTGTCGGCGCGGCAAGCTGTGCCTGGCTGCCTCGACTGGCAGCGGCCGCGGCCCCGAATCCCGATCGCAAGCGAAGCTGTATCTTGCTATGGATGTCAGGCGGACCGACGCAGACCGATACCTTCGACATGAAGCCGGGGCACGCCAACGGTGGCGAGTTCAAAGAGGTCGCGACCAGCGTCCCAGGCCTGCGGTTCAGCGAACACTTCGCCGGTCTCGCCAAGCAGGCCGATCGCCTGGCGGTGGTGCGTGGCATGAGTACCCGTGAAGGTGACCACCAGCGAGGTACTTACTTAATGCATACCGGCCAACGTCCTGGCGGTCCGCTGAACTATCCTTCGATCGGTGCTTCACTGGCAAAGGTGATGCGGCCAGACTTCTCGACACTGCCCAACTACGTCGCCGTCAATCCGAGCGGTGTTTTGAATGGGTCAGCCCTTGGCCCTGGCTTCCTGGGTCCACGCTACGCTGCCGCCACGGTCGGCGTGCGAGCAGCCGCCAACGCTGAAGACACCGACGCCCCGGCGAACCTCGGTGTCGACTTCCTTGCGCTTCCTGCCGGGGTCGATCAGAAGCGGCAAGACGCCCGGCTGGCAATGTGGGAAGCGCAGCAGAATCAGTTTCTTTCCAGCCATCCTTCCGGAGCCGCCGAAGCGCAAGCAACCATCTTTCAATCGGCCGTGAAGATGATGCATCCCGAAGCAGCCTCGGCGTTCGATCTGTCGCAGGAAGCATTGGCAACCCGCGAAGCGTACGGCAAAGGCACGTTCGGCCAAGGCTGTCTCATCGCGCGACGCCTGGTGGAACGGGGCGTCCCATTCGTCGAAGTCACCCTCGGCGGAAATGGGCTTGGCTGGGATACGCATCAAGGAAACTTCCCTGCGGTCGAACGCCTTTCCAAAGAACTCGATCAAGGCTGGAGCACGCTCATGCGGGAACTGGCCGAGCGTGATTTGCTGGAAAGCACCACCATCTGCTGGATGGGCGAGTTCGGGCGAACACCGAACATCAACAACACGGCCGGACGCGATCACTTCCCCGATGCGTGGACCTGCGTGTTGGCAGGAGGTGGAATCGCCGGCGGTCAGGCCTATGGGCAAACCGATGAAGCGGGCATGGAAGTCACCGACGGCAAGACCGAGGTGCAAGATCTGCTGGCGACCTTATGCCAGGCCGTGGGAGTCGATCCTTCGATCGAGCACTACTCGCCGGAAGCTCGCCCGATCAAGATCTCCGAAGGCAAACCGGTCGAAAAGCTGTTGGCCTGA
- a CDS encoding DUF1549 and DUF1553 domain-containing protein, giving the protein MLRMRHALSCWLVLTSWLLPAPLHAETSDEDRQAEMQAMANRIDALVQARLESENIQPAPLASDGEFLRRVSLDLVGSIPTVAQTRAYLQDTAPDKRQKLVESLVHSPAHPTHMATTWRSLILEPTDDPLSLQNEAGLQTWLRGKFAQNVRYDRLVEEFLTATQGNDGPGYFYAAQELKPELLAAETSRIFLGLRLECAQCHDHPFDRWRQQDFWGMAAFFAQLERPGDNNIGLARFDIVDRNRGEVTLPESDEVVPPAFPGTTVSYASLGGTRRQQLAIWMVSRDNPFMPRRAVNWAWSHMMGRGFVHPADDMSPQNKPSHPELLDELTTYFIRSGFDLRQLLQTIALTETYARSSEAVSDSQAPDDLFARMAVKSLTPEQLFDALLKVGLLQPPNAMVENDPQRSQFVARMRTAGKDRTEFDTGMPQALAVMNGPPVSTATNVETSGLLKAMSAPFLSDEQRLNVLFLAAYSRTPNQQELDRYKQFLAEAEPDQQSAALGDVLWVLANSAEFMLNH; this is encoded by the coding sequence ATGCTTCGCATGCGTCATGCGCTGTCATGCTGGCTCGTTCTTACAAGTTGGCTTTTGCCTGCGCCGCTGCACGCAGAAACGTCCGACGAAGATCGCCAGGCCGAGATGCAAGCGATGGCCAACCGGATCGACGCGTTGGTTCAAGCGCGGCTCGAGTCCGAAAACATCCAGCCTGCCCCGCTCGCTTCCGATGGCGAATTTCTGCGGCGAGTCTCGCTTGACCTGGTCGGCAGCATTCCAACAGTCGCTCAAACGCGAGCTTATCTTCAAGACACCGCACCCGATAAACGACAGAAGCTGGTCGAGTCGCTGGTTCACTCCCCTGCCCATCCCACCCACATGGCGACTACCTGGCGGTCGTTGATCCTGGAGCCGACCGATGACCCGCTCTCGCTGCAAAACGAAGCAGGTCTGCAAACGTGGCTACGCGGTAAGTTCGCTCAGAACGTTCGGTACGATCGCCTGGTCGAAGAGTTCTTGACCGCCACGCAAGGTAACGATGGGCCGGGCTACTTTTATGCCGCCCAGGAATTGAAGCCAGAACTACTCGCGGCCGAGACCTCGCGGATCTTCCTAGGCCTGCGGCTCGAATGTGCCCAATGCCACGACCATCCCTTCGATCGCTGGAGGCAGCAAGACTTCTGGGGCATGGCCGCGTTCTTCGCTCAGCTCGAACGCCCTGGCGACAACAACATTGGCCTGGCAAGGTTTGATATCGTCGATCGTAATCGCGGCGAAGTCACCCTGCCGGAGTCGGACGAAGTCGTTCCGCCTGCTTTCCCTGGCACGACCGTCAGCTATGCATCGCTGGGGGGAACACGTCGTCAGCAATTGGCGATCTGGATGGTCTCGCGCGATAATCCTTTCATGCCACGCCGGGCGGTTAACTGGGCCTGGTCGCACATGATGGGTCGCGGGTTCGTTCATCCGGCGGACGACATGTCGCCGCAAAATAAGCCGAGCCATCCGGAGCTGCTCGACGAACTGACGACTTACTTTATTCGCTCTGGCTTCGACCTCCGGCAGCTGCTGCAGACGATTGCCCTGACGGAAACGTATGCTCGCAGCAGCGAGGCCGTTTCGGATTCTCAGGCCCCTGACGATCTGTTCGCCCGGATGGCGGTCAAATCGCTAACGCCAGAGCAGCTCTTTGACGCGTTGCTGAAAGTTGGGCTACTTCAGCCCCCCAACGCCATGGTCGAGAACGATCCTCAGCGTTCGCAGTTTGTTGCCCGGATGCGAACCGCTGGCAAAGACCGTACCGAGTTCGATACCGGCATGCCCCAGGCACTCGCCGTCATGAATGGTCCTCCCGTTTCGACGGCGACCAATGTCGAAACGAGCGGTCTGTTGAAAGCGATGAGTGCCCCGTTTCTTTCCGACGAGCAGCGATTGAATGTGCTGTTTCTGGCAGCCTACAGCCGAACGCCCAACCAGCAAGAGCTGGACCGATATAAGCAGTTTCTCGCGGAAGCCGAGCCAGACCAGCAATCGGCGGCGCTCGGCGACGTGCTGTGGGTTTTGGCCAACAGTGCCGAGTTCATGCTGAATCACTAA
- a CDS encoding Gfo/Idh/MocA family oxidoreductase, which produces MSSPDATRRSFLKTTAAGMAATTLVMQSQKSQAADANSKLRIGFVGVGGRGFGAHVKSLSAIAKEGANIELVAVCDVYEANRNRAADYIEKENGGKVARYVDFREMYAKENLDAVSIGTPDHWHAIQAMEAMKGGMHVYCEKPMVKQVEDAIELVKVWKDTGMVMQVGVQGTSLPVWDAARQKIDEGLLGKVLMYQTEYFRNSDIGQWRYYKLSKDMSPKTIDWKRFLGVEEGLAEDQPFDRAVFAQWRRFWEFGSGMFTDLFVHRTTQMMKATGLRYPARITGSGGLYLEYDGREVPDVATVVAEFNEGCQGLVTATMGASETPIKQLIRGHNGSIVFDNPSASEFTFVPERPQVTHISPTELPYEKQIIKTEKEAPKDQTKAHFENWIAAIENNTPDSCNNPPDLGAAAIVLVNLGARSYREGKIYHFDDETMTISEADGSWSKKWEKVSKERGSAQHVPGWKAGDKGSTIQDPDHQKLEGPWINGKDPAA; this is translated from the coding sequence ATGAGTTCACCCGATGCCACGCGTCGATCATTCTTGAAGACCACCGCTGCCGGTATGGCGGCGACAACCCTCGTGATGCAAAGCCAGAAGTCGCAAGCCGCCGACGCCAACTCGAAACTCCGAATCGGTTTCGTTGGCGTGGGGGGGCGTGGTTTCGGTGCCCATGTGAAAAGCCTTTCGGCCATTGCCAAAGAGGGAGCCAACATCGAGCTGGTTGCCGTCTGCGATGTGTACGAAGCGAATCGCAACCGCGCCGCGGATTACATCGAAAAAGAAAACGGCGGCAAGGTTGCCCGCTACGTCGACTTCCGCGAGATGTACGCGAAGGAAAACCTCGATGCCGTCAGCATCGGTACGCCGGACCATTGGCACGCCATTCAAGCCATGGAAGCGATGAAGGGTGGCATGCATGTCTACTGCGAAAAGCCGATGGTCAAACAGGTGGAAGACGCCATCGAACTGGTCAAGGTCTGGAAAGATACCGGCATGGTCATGCAGGTCGGTGTCCAGGGAACCAGCTTGCCGGTTTGGGATGCGGCCCGTCAAAAGATCGACGAAGGACTGCTCGGCAAAGTGCTGATGTATCAGACCGAATACTTCCGCAACTCCGACATCGGCCAGTGGCGTTACTACAAGCTATCGAAAGATATGTCGCCTAAGACGATCGACTGGAAGCGATTCCTCGGCGTCGAAGAAGGCCTGGCGGAAGACCAACCGTTCGACCGCGCTGTGTTCGCCCAGTGGCGTCGTTTCTGGGAATTTGGTAGCGGCATGTTCACTGATCTGTTCGTGCATCGTACGACCCAGATGATGAAGGCGACCGGCCTCCGTTATCCGGCCCGCATCACCGGTAGCGGCGGGTTGTATCTGGAATACGATGGCCGCGAAGTACCAGACGTGGCGACCGTGGTGGCGGAGTTTAACGAAGGTTGCCAAGGCCTGGTGACGGCAACGATGGGTGCGTCGGAAACGCCGATCAAGCAGCTCATCCGTGGTCATAACGGTTCGATTGTTTTCGATAATCCAAGTGCCTCGGAATTCACCTTCGTGCCAGAACGACCTCAGGTCACGCACATCAGTCCGACCGAACTGCCGTACGAAAAGCAGATCATCAAGACCGAGAAGGAAGCACCGAAGGATCAAACCAAGGCGCACTTCGAGAACTGGATCGCGGCGATCGAAAACAACACGCCTGATTCGTGTAACAATCCGCCCGATCTGGGTGCGGCGGCGATCGTGCTGGTGAACCTGGGTGCGCGTAGCTACCGCGAAGGGAAGATCTATCACTTCGACGACGAAACGATGACCATCAGCGAAGCAGACGGATCGTGGTCGAAGAAGTGGGAAAAGGTCTCCAAAGAACGTGGCTCGGCCCAGCATGTCCCTGGCTGGAAGGCAGGCGACAAAGGCTCGACCATTCAAGATCCAGACCACCAGAAGCTGGAAGGTCCGTGGATCAACGGCAAAGATCCGGCTGCTTAA